One segment of Mycoplasmatota bacterium DNA contains the following:
- a CDS encoding helix-turn-helix transcriptional regulator, which yields MNWLKIICQEHGISMYKLSQITSIPRTTIQEFNNRYINELKLGDCELIANALGMKAIDFIIKYYPKYKVEVNND from the coding sequence ATGAATTGGTTAAAAATCATTTGTCAAGAGCATGGTATTTCCATGTATAAATTAAGTCAAATTACAAGTATTCCACGTACTACTATTCAAGAGTTCAATAATAGGTACATTAATGAATTGAAGTTGGGAGATTGTGAATTAATAGCTAACGCTTTAGGGATGAAAGCTATAGATTTTATAATAAAATATTACCCAAAATATAAAGTGGAGGTAAACAATGACTAA
- a CDS encoding ATP-binding protein — protein sequence MKRKFAETHFMDLIVPSEIKFESNYFKIGSQYCAILGIFDYPEEVNFGWLSFLTKIPNVEVVYSVNKTQVHDLQTQIRNTLTNAKMLENETQSLYMKEIAKNRQEITKTLLNKIDKEQMKMIDLSIMIKVNAESYEKLQDSLKEIKGIIRGNSLNAKPIAFEQQEAFQYFLPTFNTWFDDMIARTLPLETFSASMPMTFDGLNDGTGLYFGKNTLGGTVILDIWKREGDRTNSNVLVLGTTGSGKSTTVKKMMIDEWRKDRKIYAFDPEREYIDLAKGLYGDIIDCSGKTGNIINPLEIKDMGEDLDEIEGMTKINGSLSLHVQFLETFFKLYIPEINNKQMSLLQDIIYFVYERKEITDETDVSKLSHKDYPIMQDVYETIDELIENFDNTSKYDIEDLKLLSVYLKPMVLGADRMLFNGYTSVEAESNLVVFDVNSLLEAGEKVQKAQFFNVLTFCWYMMTRDRTDKTILSIDEAYLFIDDNNPQMLTFIRNIAKRIRKYEGSLWVMTQNTTDFLGTPTIARYGEPIFTNPAYKVLMKLGEVDRKKISELMNLTEGEEQLIATSGRGQALVIAGNKKVYLNIDVREDELTLMGAGGGN from the coding sequence ATGAAACGAAAATTCGCAGAAACACACTTTATGGATTTAATAGTACCTAGTGAAATAAAGTTCGAATCTAATTATTTTAAAATAGGTAGTCAATATTGTGCTATACTAGGTATTTTTGATTATCCAGAAGAAGTTAATTTTGGATGGCTGTCTTTCTTAACTAAAATACCTAATGTAGAAGTTGTGTATTCAGTCAATAAAACACAAGTACATGATTTACAAACACAAATTCGTAATACTTTAACTAATGCAAAAATGTTAGAAAATGAAACACAATCATTATATATGAAAGAAATCGCTAAAAATAGACAAGAAATAACAAAAACATTATTAAATAAAATTGATAAAGAACAAATGAAAATGATTGACTTATCTATAATGATTAAAGTTAATGCTGAAAGTTATGAAAAGCTACAAGATTCTCTAAAAGAAATTAAAGGAATTATTCGTGGTAATTCTCTTAATGCCAAACCTATTGCTTTTGAACAACAAGAAGCATTTCAATATTTTCTCCCAACATTTAATACCTGGTTTGATGATATGATAGCTAGAACCTTACCGTTAGAAACTTTTTCAGCTTCAATGCCAATGACTTTTGATGGATTAAATGATGGTACCGGATTATACTTTGGTAAAAACACATTAGGGGGTACAGTAATATTAGATATTTGGAAAAGAGAAGGTGATCGTACTAATTCAAATGTTCTTGTATTAGGTACTACTGGTAGTGGTAAGTCTACAACTGTGAAGAAAATGATGATTGATGAATGGCGAAAAGATAGAAAAATTTATGCATTTGATCCGGAAAGAGAGTATATAGATTTAGCTAAAGGTTTATACGGTGACATAATAGACTGTAGTGGTAAAACCGGTAATATTATTAACCCTTTAGAAATAAAAGATATGGGCGAGGATTTAGACGAAATAGAAGGTATGACTAAAATTAATGGGAGTTTGTCTCTACATGTACAATTCTTAGAAACTTTTTTTAAACTATATATACCAGAAATTAATAATAAACAAATGAGCCTGTTACAAGATATCATCTACTTTGTTTACGAACGTAAAGAAATTACTGATGAAACAGATGTTTCAAAATTATCTCATAAAGATTATCCTATAATGCAAGATGTCTATGAGACAATTGATGAATTAATAGAAAATTTTGATAATACATCAAAGTACGATATTGAGGACTTAAAATTATTAAGTGTTTACTTAAAACCAATGGTTTTAGGTGCTGATCGGATGTTATTTAATGGTTATACATCAGTTGAAGCCGAAAGTAACCTAGTTGTATTTGATGTTAATTCATTATTAGAAGCTGGTGAAAAAGTACAAAAAGCACAGTTTTTCAATGTTTTGACATTTTGTTGGTATATGATGACAAGAGACCGTACAGATAAAACTATTTTATCTATAGATGAAGCTTATTTGTTTATCGATGATAATAATCCTCAAATGTTAACATTTATTCGTAATATAGCTAAACGTATAAGAAAATATGAAGGAAGTTTATGGGTTATGACTCAAAATACCACTGACTTTTTAGGAACTCCTACAATAGCTAGATATGGAGAGCCAATTTTTACTAATCCAGCTTATAAAGTATTAATGAAATTAGGCGAAGTAGATAGAAAGAAAATTTCTGAATTAATGAATCTTACTGAAGGTGAAGAACAATTAATCGCTACTTCTGGAAGAGGACAAGCATTAGTGATAGCTGGAAATAAAAAGGTATATTTAAATATTGATGTTCGAGAAGATGAACTCACTTTAATGGGTGCCGGTGGTGGAAACTAA
- a CDS encoding ParM/StbA family protein, whose product MSYNNSNGKIIRVVGLEVANSSIKGYANNKSLLYPNTVKAVTKTFEGSFIKNNEGFIAEYEGQVYEVGFVDNSGSGSKSITRYSTPEFKRECIFALSQLVERDDEEIRLFTGTPSSHSDDEEIKKDIINNLKGTHTVKLIPSNVKRTFTITHVQVVAQPVGTLIKSWFNENGTVKNKNEMKNDFCVIDIGWGSTDLLTMVGGRPKEKDTINLAMSDFNKNLRDEIQNKHPESKVKYYYNSLYELDLKVRETDIIETPHGLKSYNIKNIKEEVQLDFAREIISRISNTGINLDNFYRIYITGGGSIMLHKAMQNIFRNDDRISLVENPQMANAIGFYILARQTWH is encoded by the coding sequence ATGTCATATAACAATTCTAATGGTAAAATAATTCGTGTAGTTGGTTTAGAGGTTGCAAATAGTTCGATTAAGGGCTATGCAAATAATAAAAGCCTTCTATATCCGAATACAGTTAAAGCAGTAACAAAAACATTTGAAGGTTCTTTTATTAAAAATAATGAGGGGTTTATAGCGGAATACGAAGGTCAAGTTTACGAAGTTGGTTTTGTTGATAACAGTGGTTCTGGTTCTAAAAGTATTACAAGATATAGTACACCAGAATTTAAAAGGGAATGTATTTTTGCGTTAAGTCAATTAGTAGAACGTGATGATGAAGAAATCAGACTATTTACTGGCACACCAAGTTCTCACAGTGATGATGAAGAAATTAAAAAGGATATTATCAATAACTTAAAAGGAACTCATACTGTAAAACTAATCCCATCAAACGTTAAGAGAACATTTACAATTACTCATGTCCAAGTTGTAGCCCAGCCCGTAGGTACATTAATAAAATCTTGGTTCAATGAAAATGGCACAGTAAAAAACAAAAATGAAATGAAAAATGACTTCTGTGTAATTGACATTGGTTGGGGCAGTACCGATCTCCTAACTATGGTTGGTGGTAGACCAAAAGAAAAGGATACAATAAATTTGGCTATGAGTGATTTCAATAAGAATTTAAGGGATGAAATTCAAAATAAACATCCAGAGTCAAAAGTAAAATATTATTATAATAGTTTATACGAGTTGGATTTAAAAGTAAGAGAAACCGATATTATAGAAACTCCACATGGTTTAAAAAGTTATAACATAAAAAATATTAAAGAGGAAGTACAATTGGATTTTGCTAGAGAAATTATCTCTCGTATATCTAATACAGGAATAAACTTAGATAATTTTTATAGAATTTATATAACCGGTGGCGGTTCTATCATGTTACACAAAGCAATGCAAAATATATTTAGAAATGATGATAGAATATCTCTTGTAGAAAATCCACAAATGGCGAATGCAATAGGCTTTTATATCTTAGCAAGACAAACGTGGCATTAA
- a CDS encoding type IV secretory system conjugative DNA transfer family protein — protein sequence MKKKRFKHFVILYGILLFIQLLILPYLIELVGSILGRNPEPSFYLFGWFRMIGNQLFLTLAGVGNLWLIIGIVYFVYRDGVSFNLDSSENERPKSSGTSEYGSAREQTPREMKVNYSEYEVGEDLSTKVYPKNKSKPMSSNGGMILHSELKRGKVKTFIDRDDVHTIVIGTTGSGKTRRLVIPSIEVLANARESMILTDPKGELYSIMGGFLKEKGFEVILLDFRDTNRGNQWNILELVNEYMDNVNKYTYQKSAIDFINNLLNKYSKENKPVLEILKIAEEFANNQIEELQDIIYSSETTKTKDWKNYNTAFQTLEITSIINNIEYNEEKNMFLLQEKMIESYNKLISSYKLEAQSDDFKKKYYENKIKLIEAYIKEVENLKIVEGKPLLTVSIVQTYFSTLLIELQSNIDLYEAKAFETANDIAHVLVFGKQTDRMTERIWLDGQKSLIASLILFVSRESTSQNARHMGSVYTILATKGITVRGTFGSDITYLDKLMDELPDNDICKKALAPLRVAGDKMKTSFLGSATTTLSLFADPNIVEMTSKSSIKLDTISTKPTAVFLVIPDERDTRDFLPILFIDQAYTKFVDIANKQPSQRLPIRVNCLLDEFGNMPSFNSFTKKLTVSRSRRIRWFMIIQDFRQLEASYKEDEKTIKSNCQWIYLLTSDSKTAEDISKRCGTYTTLVESRSKSASEINKLSHSASLQVQKRELYLPDELIKFQIGEALILTQRLNPAKTKLIDISEYPYFDKVIETQDLNEYEPRPRITTKYFNPDPTEFSSVITSFNSGLLFYDLFVQKVIMNKEANNSPLNEVETNEYSDEELERQTSEARAYSKKRRRKRDNTQSKDEPSKKSIKTDEDGVVIDDVDEDIKNVELKTKKENEDSSEDNNDNDNPFDGESIEDILTDTAQIGECLDDNNDEIDLENLNDENNNPIEKKQKIVTGSKNSTSSTSDQIHKNNEDIKAKVHTKEYKLERKDEFDIKDEDFQKNLKEINLTNKIVNKKIPSEDIQTKISYVEGILKDNSKDE from the coding sequence ATGAAGAAAAAACGATTTAAACACTTTGTTATATTGTATGGAATATTGTTATTTATTCAATTATTAATTCTACCCTATCTGATAGAGTTAGTAGGATCAATTTTAGGGCGGAATCCAGAGCCATCATTTTATTTATTCGGATGGTTTAGAATGATAGGTAATCAATTATTTTTAACACTAGCTGGTGTAGGAAATTTATGGTTAATTATTGGTATTGTATATTTCGTATATCGAGACGGAGTTTCTTTTAACTTAGACTCATCTGAAAATGAAAGACCAAAGTCAAGTGGAACCAGTGAATATGGTTCAGCTAGAGAACAAACACCAAGAGAAATGAAAGTTAATTATTCAGAATATGAAGTAGGTGAAGATTTATCGACAAAAGTTTATCCCAAAAATAAAAGTAAACCTATGTCATCTAATGGTGGTATGATACTTCATTCTGAATTGAAACGTGGAAAAGTAAAAACTTTTATAGATCGTGATGATGTTCATACAATTGTAATTGGTACAACAGGTTCTGGAAAAACTAGAAGATTAGTTATACCTAGTATAGAAGTATTAGCAAACGCTAGGGAATCAATGATATTAACTGATCCTAAAGGTGAATTATATTCAATAATGGGTGGCTTTTTAAAAGAAAAAGGTTTTGAAGTAATATTGTTAGATTTTCGAGATACTAATCGTGGGAATCAATGGAATATTCTCGAATTAGTAAATGAATACATGGACAATGTAAATAAATATACATATCAAAAATCAGCTATCGATTTTATCAATAATTTATTAAATAAATACTCAAAAGAAAACAAACCAGTATTAGAAATATTAAAAATAGCCGAAGAATTTGCAAATAACCAAATTGAAGAATTACAAGATATTATTTATTCTAGTGAAACAACAAAAACAAAAGATTGGAAAAATTACAATACAGCATTTCAAACTTTAGAAATAACTAGTATTATTAATAATATTGAGTATAACGAAGAAAAAAATATGTTCTTATTACAAGAAAAAATGATTGAATCTTATAATAAATTAATTAGTAGTTATAAACTCGAAGCACAAAGTGATGATTTCAAAAAAAAATATTATGAAAATAAAATTAAATTAATTGAAGCCTATATAAAAGAGGTGGAAAATTTAAAAATTGTAGAAGGTAAACCTCTGTTAACAGTTTCAATTGTTCAAACATATTTTTCTACTCTTTTAATAGAGTTACAATCCAATATTGATTTGTATGAAGCAAAAGCATTTGAAACAGCCAATGATATAGCACATGTACTTGTATTTGGTAAGCAAACAGATAGAATGACTGAACGCATTTGGTTAGATGGCCAAAAGTCACTAATTGCTTCATTAATCCTATTCGTATCAAGAGAATCTACAAGTCAAAATGCTCGACATATGGGAAGTGTATATACCATATTGGCCACAAAAGGTATTACCGTACGTGGAACATTTGGAAGTGATATAACTTATCTCGATAAATTAATGGATGAATTACCGGATAATGATATTTGTAAAAAAGCACTAGCTCCACTAAGGGTAGCTGGTGACAAAATGAAAACATCCTTCTTAGGTTCAGCTACAACTACCCTATCTTTATTTGCAGATCCAAACATTGTAGAAATGACTTCTAAATCATCCATTAAGTTAGATACAATATCTACAAAACCTACAGCAGTATTCCTGGTTATTCCGGATGAAAGAGATACCAGAGATTTCTTGCCAATTCTATTCATAGATCAAGCCTATACAAAGTTTGTTGATATTGCAAATAAACAACCAAGTCAAAGATTACCTATTCGTGTCAACTGTTTACTAGATGAATTTGGTAATATGCCTAGTTTTAATTCTTTTACAAAAAAACTTACCGTTTCTCGTTCTAGGAGAATTAGATGGTTTATGATCATTCAAGATTTTAGACAATTAGAAGCTTCATATAAAGAAGATGAAAAAACAATCAAATCAAACTGTCAATGGATTTATCTATTAACATCCGATAGTAAAACAGCTGAAGATATTTCTAAACGATGTGGTACTTATACTACTCTAGTTGAATCAAGATCAAAAAGTGCAAGTGAAATTAATAAATTAAGTCATTCAGCTTCACTTCAAGTTCAAAAGAGAGAATTATATTTACCCGATGAATTAATTAAATTTCAAATTGGTGAAGCTTTGATATTGACACAAAGACTAAATCCGGCTAAAACTAAGTTGATTGATATTTCTGAATACCCTTATTTTGATAAAGTCATAGAAACACAAGATTTAAACGAATACGAACCAAGACCTAGAATCACAACAAAATACTTTAACCCTGATCCAACTGAATTTAGTTCAGTTATTACATCATTTAACAGCGGACTACTCTTCTATGACTTATTTGTACAAAAAGTAATTATGAATAAAGAAGCTAATAATAGTCCTTTAAATGAAGTTGAAACAAATGAGTATAGTGATGAAGAATTAGAAAGACAAACAAGCGAAGCTAGAGCATATTCTAAAAAACGAAGAAGAAAACGAGATAACACTCAAAGCAAAGATGAACCTTCTAAAAAATCCATTAAAACCGATGAAGATGGTGTTGTCATTGATGATGTAGATGAAGATATAAAAAATGTTGAACTAAAAACCAAGAAAGAAAACGAAGATTCATCAGAAGATAATAATGACAACGATAATCCATTTGATGGTGAATCTATTGAAGATATATTAACCGATACTGCACAAATTGGAGAATGTTTAGACGATAATAATGATGAAATAGACCTAGAAAATTTAAATGATGAAAATAATAATCCAATTGAGAAAAAGCAAAAAATAGTAACTGGTAGTAAAAACTCTACATCTAGTACAAGTGATCAAATCCATAAAAATAATGAAGATATAAAAGCTAAAGTACACACAAAAGAATATAAGTTAGAAAGAAAAGATGAATTTGATATTAAAGATGAAGATTTTCAAAAAAATTTAAAAGAAATAAATTTAACTAATAAAATAGTTAATAAGAAAATACCTTCTGAAGATATTCAAACTAAAATCAGTTATGTAGAAGGCATTTTAAAAGACAATAGTAAAGATGAATAA
- a CDS encoding topoisomerase C-terminal repeat-containing protein, which produces MAKKLIICEKPSVAKQVVTHPNLTNTKRFKLNDNFAYGYYENNEFIVSWAFGHLFEFKKWDEVNSIYAFPFDFNLLPVLENVKYKIKKSEKINYKFQLALLKKLMDRDDVIEIINACDFDKEGEVIFKLIYTFYSGTLPKGVKPKPISRLILNSYDKKSLVEAFNNIDNINDYRGLEEAGKFRSKMDYYLGDTLTRCLTVKLGNNQKWLSSGRVQLAILYELYKRESMIKNFKSHNYYGVTVKSSIGDIVMKIDQNKNYILDQEYVQNIANNINTCGYLTVADVIQNKEYKNPPKLFSTTDLYYYMNQKHNMSLEQTQKILQKELYEKGYITYPRTDSNYLNQSQKMSVLETYKKYTGDTIDEKTFFASKNFNDELVSSHHAIIPTLSEFEYGKNAKADLVYITIKERFIQSFMASAIAEKRHYIFHDQLGHEFEIKEEIIIEKGWLAESKDVVSKTKFTLPVVNKGDLIPVESSNVTKHKTKTPSRYTTASILNFMKNPLEKKEGEYEESLVKGFRIGTPATEHTFIPALERNELIEIKKRAIYLTSKGWYMMEKTKLELYKTPEFTANMELELNKLNNNFNEQYLKKLESQIEDHCYNIVNEFRDLEQQLIEVKLEDLGYCPKCKSHLKKLQKAYVCINRDCDFYIPKYICDKLITEKIVGQILTLKPTSLIKGFKSKKDTKFSARLKYNMETNRINFIFDNNKKNN; this is translated from the coding sequence ATGGCGAAAAAATTAATAATATGTGAAAAGCCTTCTGTAGCTAAGCAAGTTGTTACACATCCTAATTTGACTAATACAAAACGTTTTAAATTAAATGATAATTTTGCCTATGGTTATTATGAAAACAATGAGTTCATAGTATCGTGGGCATTTGGTCACTTATTTGAATTCAAAAAATGGGATGAAGTTAATTCTATATATGCTTTTCCATTTGATTTTAACTTGTTACCAGTTTTGGAAAATGTAAAATATAAAATTAAAAAAAGTGAAAAGATTAATTACAAATTTCAATTAGCTTTACTAAAAAAATTAATGGATCGTGATGATGTAATAGAAATTATCAATGCTTGTGATTTTGATAAAGAAGGCGAAGTCATATTTAAACTCATTTATACATTTTATAGTGGTACACTACCAAAAGGTGTAAAACCAAAGCCTATTAGTAGACTGATTCTAAATTCTTACGATAAAAAATCTTTGGTTGAAGCATTTAATAATATTGATAATATAAATGATTATCGGGGTTTAGAAGAAGCTGGAAAATTCAGAAGCAAAATGGATTATTATTTAGGAGATACTCTAACAAGATGTTTGACAGTTAAATTAGGTAATAACCAAAAATGGTTAAGCAGTGGTAGAGTTCAATTAGCAATACTTTATGAACTCTACAAAAGAGAAAGCATGATCAAAAACTTTAAAAGTCATAATTATTATGGTGTGACTGTTAAGAGTTCAATAGGGGATATAGTAATGAAAATTGATCAAAACAAAAACTATATCCTGGATCAAGAATACGTTCAAAACATAGCAAACAATATTAATACATGTGGTTATTTAACTGTAGCTGATGTAATTCAAAACAAAGAGTATAAAAACCCACCTAAATTATTTTCAACTACAGACCTTTACTATTATATGAACCAAAAACACAATATGAGTTTAGAACAAACGCAAAAGATATTGCAAAAAGAGTTATATGAGAAAGGTTATATTACTTATCCAAGAACAGATTCTAATTATTTGAATCAATCTCAAAAAATGTCAGTGTTAGAAACATATAAAAAATATACTGGTGATACCATAGATGAAAAAACATTTTTTGCTAGTAAAAATTTTAATGATGAATTGGTATCTTCACATCATGCAATAATACCAACGTTAAGTGAGTTTGAGTATGGAAAAAATGCAAAAGCTGATTTGGTTTATATAACAATTAAAGAAAGATTTATACAATCATTTATGGCGAGTGCAATTGCTGAAAAAAGACATTATATTTTTCATGATCAACTTGGTCATGAATTTGAAATTAAAGAAGAAATAATCATCGAAAAAGGTTGGTTAGCTGAATCGAAAGATGTAGTATCCAAAACAAAGTTTACTCTTCCGGTTGTCAATAAGGGTGATTTAATCCCTGTTGAAAGTTCGAATGTAACTAAACATAAAACGAAAACACCTTCAAGATATACTACTGCTAGTATATTGAACTTCATGAAAAATCCTCTCGAAAAAAAAGAAGGAGAATATGAAGAATCATTAGTTAAAGGATTCAGAATTGGAACTCCGGCAACTGAACACACATTTATACCAGCCCTTGAAAGAAATGAATTGATTGAAATTAAAAAACGAGCGATATACCTAACTTCAAAAGGCTGGTATATGATGGAAAAAACTAAACTGGAACTTTATAAGACACCAGAATTTACAGCAAATATGGAGCTAGAATTAAATAAATTAAACAATAATTTCAATGAACAGTACTTAAAAAAATTAGAGTCACAAATTGAAGATCATTGTTACAATATTGTAAATGAATTTAGAGATTTAGAACAACAGTTAATAGAAGTAAAATTAGAAGATTTAGGATATTGTCCTAAATGTAAAAGTCATTTGAAAAAATTACAAAAAGCATATGTGTGTATAAATAGAGATTGTGATTTTTATATACCGAAATACATATGTGATAAACTTATTACAGAAAAAATTGTTGGCCAAATTCTTACTTTAAAACCAACATCATTAATAAAAGGATTCAAATCAAAGAAAGATACTAAATTTAGTGCAAGACTTAAATATAATATGGAAACAAATCGAATAAATTTTATTTTTGATAATAATAAAAAAAATAATTAA
- a CDS encoding SAF domain-containing protein, with protein MKILRNLIISIILIGGITYGGWYYYNSLFIEVPTVKITIKEGDQIKPENLTYVKIKKDDINPIEDYILDIGHLNNKVARFDLEPKKPILKSRVYDSSEQREENNSVEFTLPLDRVQTIDNSINAGNYVFIVGFTKNTSELIAWEEVILVTKKSELNGQTFVTFLAEPKIAIEILQFSEQDGNLYLLLSTRDSKLDLESIQSELGVK; from the coding sequence ATGAAAATTCTTAGAAATTTAATAATTAGTATAATATTAATTGGTGGAATTACTTATGGGGGTTGGTATTATTATAATAGTTTATTTATAGAAGTACCGACAGTAAAAATCACTATTAAAGAAGGTGATCAAATCAAACCAGAAAATTTAACCTATGTAAAGATTAAAAAAGACGATATAAACCCTATTGAAGATTATATTTTAGATATAGGACACCTAAACAATAAAGTTGCTCGATTCGACTTAGAACCCAAAAAACCAATTTTAAAATCTAGGGTATATGATAGTTCTGAACAAAGAGAAGAAAATAATAGCGTTGAGTTTACGTTGCCATTAGATCGTGTTCAAACTATTGATAATTCGATTAATGCTGGAAATTATGTCTTTATAGTTGGATTCACAAAAAACACTTCTGAATTAATCGCTTGGGAAGAAGTAATTCTTGTAACAAAAAAATCTGAATTGAACGGTCAAACATTTGTAACTTTTTTAGCTGAACCTAAAATAGCTATTGAAATACTGCAATTTAGTGAGCAAGATGGAAACTTATATTTACTATTAAGTACTAGAGATAGTAAATTAGATTTAGAATCAATACAATCTGAATTAGGGGTGAAATAA
- a CDS encoding helix-turn-helix domain-containing protein translates to MTEKIYSISELIEKFPLERSRIYTLIRTGKLKAFKKNGKLYMTQKEVDMKADMLTELSQTIQKKNSNTMIEVGLLEIKYKIERRQIYKLLNEGVFKYEFFNNKYFIYNESWEKNKHLLIGRKIKDVSDELGVDSRTLKKYIKENNIEVFELRLKDKDYHELKNFIDIHYTSGYIRDVFGISKIQLYRALESGLCEGVKKLGQWYIRKDTFDPNLIKNRRRR, encoded by the coding sequence ATGACTGAAAAAATTTATAGTATAAGTGAACTAATTGAAAAATTCCCATTAGAACGAAGTAGAATTTATACTCTTATTCGTACAGGAAAATTAAAGGCATTTAAGAAAAACGGAAAATTATACATGACTCAAAAAGAAGTAGATATGAAAGCCGATATGCTTACAGAACTTTCTCAAACGATACAAAAGAAAAACTCAAATACAATGATAGAAGTTGGTTTACTAGAGATAAAATACAAAATTGAACGTAGACAAATTTATAAATTACTTAATGAAGGGGTATTTAAATATGAGTTTTTCAATAATAAGTATTTTATCTATAACGAGTCATGGGAAAAAAATAAACATCTACTTATTGGAAGAAAAATAAAAGATGTTAGTGATGAATTAGGTGTTGATTCTAGAACGCTCAAAAAATATATTAAAGAAAATAATATAGAAGTTTTTGAACTAAGATTAAAGGATAAAGATTATCATGAGTTGAAAAACTTTATCGATATTCATTATACAAGTGGTTATATACGTGATGTATTCGGAATTTCTAAAATTCAATTGTATCGAGCTTTAGAATCTGGGTTATGTGAAGGTGTTAAAAAATTAGGACAATGGTATATTAGAAAAGATACTTTTGATCCAAATCTTATTAAAAATAGAAGGAGAAGGTAG